ATACATGCAAGACATGTAGAAGCTATGAATTGAAGGTGTATTACGGACTAGAGGCATTGATAGATAAATGCAAGGAAAGAATGCCACAGTGAGGCCACAAGCACATTATGTTCCAATGCAGCAACAATATCATTCAATCAGAGGCACCAATGTAAAGAATAATATGCAGCTTAGCGTAAGAAACAGAAATGGCAGCCAGCAACCAACAAACAAAGGCACCAGCAATTTCGATGTACAACCATTCGAAGGAAATTTCTGTGCCAAATCCTCTTGCAAAAAAACGAGCAGTACAGGCAACATATACACAGTCAGCAGGGAAGATGACCTGATAAAAACTGGGCAGAAAAGTCGGATGAAAAGGCACCAAAATGCAAAAGCCCTCTGGCTTGctcaaaatcaaagtatatAACTACATGGTGGGTAGTGGAGTCGCCTTTTTCCTAATCAAACTTATACATCATATTTGGAATCAGGTTAGCTAGAAAAGTCAAGTTTAATATAGCTAGAAAGCTTAGCTTACTGAGGCCAGAAACAAGCAATGGAGGGCCATCCTTTTCGATCCAAAATAGGAACTTGTCTCTATACTCGTTCCTCGATTTCTTATGATCAGTTTGTTCACCTAGATAAATCGACCAACACACATCAACTACATCAACTCAGACAGCAAAATTAGTCCCAAATTTGTTGCCAAAAAATCGATCAACACAGGGCATTGATTAACAGTTAGCAGGCAAGCACAAACATGCACCGTCCATACTTTCCAAACACACCGTTTGTTGCCCAAGGAAAATCGACCAACACACATTTGGACATCAACTCAGACAACAATGCGGAATGCGCTGAGGATTACCATCTGCCTACTGTCCCCATTTTTTTGCAAAAATTCGACAAACACAGGCCACATCGACACAGTAAGTATGCACGATTGCAGAACCATTCAAATGCACTACTCCTCAAAATTCCTTGCAAAACATCGGCCAAAAACAAGGCGACCTCTACTCACGGCAAACAAGTGAAATGCAACCCTAACCCTCACAGAGTATCAGATAGAATTGCAATGACTCTATTGGCCGCAAAATGTGGCGGAGAAATTACCTTGGATTTGGGTATGGAACCGTGAAACCGCAATCGACCCTTTTAAGAAGAGATGGCAGTGGTAGGGTCCCGAATTTAGCCGAATGCCTTTGCTGCTCAAACTGACAGGGGAGGAGACGCTAGAGTTGGGGGAGGGGGCACGATTGCACGCGAAGCTGACGGGTGTAGAAAGATTCGGTTGAACAGCTTCGTTGTCGATCAAAGAAGGAAGAGGGGCGGGGGGAAGGAAGGGGGCCGACTGAGGCGGATTACAGAGCATGCTCGTGAAGGAAGGTGCTGTGTAGGGGCCGGGTAAAACTCTAACTTTCGGTCAAACGCTTTTGCTGAAATGCGGGGTCCACATGTTCCCAACAAACGGTCAAAATTACCAtcattcaaaatcaaaatcacaattttagaatgttactatgaaaccaaacgggccATTAATTATTCTTCAGAATCTCTTCTATGGACTTAGGCTTGGTTTGGGAGTTTTTACTGATGGAAAAGTACTGAAACAAAAATGCTGAAAAATAAGTGCTAATTTTAGGGGAAAAAGTTAAAGTGTTCGGAAGAAAACAATTTAAAACTgttaaaagtaaaacaaaCAATTATTAATACTTAAAGCAGAGTAAGCAGAAGTAGATTTCATAAGCACCAATTAACTTACTTAGGGAAATCATGTTTACAATCGCAATTTCGACTCAAACCATAGTTTTAAAAACTCTTACCAAATACCAAATctaatagaaattataatgaaaaatgaTTATAGCACCTTCCACCGCACCCCAAAGCGAAATCAATCTTCCATGTAATCGCTACTGATATGtcatatcattttattttgagTAAATAGACAATTTCATCCCTAACTTTTGAGgtttacatcaatttaatccCTCACGTTTTGGTTATATCAATAATGTCCTTGAGTTTTGAACtgctacatcaatttggtcatcgttacatcaatttagttccTCATTGGTGCATGGACATCAGGTAGTGCAATGGTTGCATCAATTAGGTGGTTATATGGTATAGATGCATCGATCGGGTCCTAATGagccatcaatttggtcaaGTACCGGACCTTAAGTATCATGCCGTTAAGTATGAACGCTGAATGTATTAAATGCTGTAAATTGTTACATCAACTTGGTCTTCTTGCTACATCAATTTAATCCCTAtgctatttttaaaaaaattgaactctCGCTTTCCTTCCTCCTTTCCCTTACTGAACAAAGCCATATTGGGCTACTAGAGGACAAATATGTTGCAGATGGATTGAAGCATGAAATTAACtgaatgaaaatatttgtCAAAATAAAGTGAAATTACCAAAATgactatatttataaatagaCAAGTGTTTACAAGAGGGCGTACATGTTTCTTTTTGttacataaatttaataaatgtgctattttattttattaatgagaTTAGGGCTTGCAAGACCTCTCGTTCAGTCTCTTTCTCCCTCTTCCTCTCATGCTAAATCTGTTGAAGCTTAGAGAGAAGAAATTGCGCTCAATCTAATCCAATCTGTGGTCAAACCCTAGCTTCCGCAGAAGAAATTACGCTCAACCTGCTAAAGCGGAGGAGAAGGTGGAACCCTAGCTTCCACGGTGGAGAAGAAATTCCCTTCCTCGAACCGGAGGGCAAAAGGAGGAGGGGAAAGGCGAAACCCTAGCTTCCAAACACGAATCAAAGCATAGCAGAGCAGAGCAGTGGAGGAGTAGAGAAGAAAAAGCAGAGCATCGGAGGAGTGGGTTTCAACGTTTCTTGGTTTCAGGTAAGCCTGCCATTTCAATTTCTCGAAGCACAGCAATGGATGTTTCACTGAATCTTCGATTTCAAACACTAAACACAACTCGACTGGGTTATATCAATATGCTCAATCGTTACATCAGTTTAGTCTCTCATAAACTTAACAGGATTTTAATGCCGTCTGCCCCCTTTACCACAAAGGACACATCTATTTAAGGGATAAGATTGATGTCACTGGGGATCACTTTAATGTCACACAAAAACACAGGGACTTGTGGTCGACCGGTGAGGgattaaattgatataatgaggaccaaattgatatagCAATTCAAAATTCAAGGACATTATTGATGTAATCAAAACGTGAGGGATTAAATTTATGTAAATCTCAAAAGTTAAGGACGAAATTGCCTATTgactcttttatttttttgatattttcaaaGTCAATTTGAAGAGCTTTTTGAAGTCTCTGATCTTATTATACTTTGACcagtttaaagaaaaagaggaacaTCAAATTTTTAGGGAGATGATGAGAGTATTCTCGCGTGTGACGCATGTGATTACCAGTAGTATacttaataagtacttaaattTTCAGCTTTGAAAATTAAGTTTTATCAAACACATGCTTAGACGCATTAGTCCTTCCAACCCTCTAGATATCTTTTTCACTGACGAAAGAAAACTGATGCAGTCCATTATCCTCTTATTTGGAAATCGGAACGTTATGTTCCACGTTGATTAGGTATATCGTGAAAAGGCAAAAATGAGATCGGAAATATTTACAAGGGCAAGCccggttatgaattttttgaaCTACAAATAACAAATTGCAGTTTCTTTCAGAGCAGTAAAGCAAATCTCTGTTCACAGATAGATCAACATTGCTTTTAAATCGCAGCGTAAACTGTAGGTCATGGTCAGCAGCTATCCGAGCTAGTCGCGGCAAAATCTCCCCTCATCAGAGTAACCGAAGCCAGAGCAGCTGCACTCTTACTGCACCATCCACGCACAATTTTTCTTAGTCCTCTCGGGGATTTTCCATGCATTTGCAGACAATTCTGCTTCAGCTCATCACGTAGTCACAAATAAAAACTCCGATCCCGAACCTCTGCCCTATAATAGTTCTGAAACATCTTCAAAATAGGAAGCAGGAATCTCCGGGGGAGAGGCCATGGTTGCAACGCACTTGAACTGTTCCAACAAAAAAGTTCACTTCAATCAGAATGTCATAATCATCTCAAGATTAGTCTTCATCGGATCTCATTCTTGACATAAAAAATAGGGATACCTTATGCTGCTTGTACTTTTCCCTGACTGCTTGCATTGAGCCACCTCTTCTTCTCATGTACAAGTCGTGCAATATCAGAACACATTCCTTCAGATCCATGGAGCTGTAACCCGAGTATTGTTGCAGAGCTGAACCCTGCATATTTATACAATCCAATCTTAGCTTTGTCGGTGTATACAGCCACCACAAACAAAGAGAATCAACTGCAATGGATCCTTACCCAAGGTTTAGTCTTTGGATTCATAATAAATCTCCCGAGAAATATCGCCGATGCAGCAACCAGAGAAGGCAGGAACTTGACACAATTGTAGTCCAACAAGCTGAGCTCAGCAAGGTAGTAGCCCAGAAACTCCAGTTTCAGATCTGATGTCTGCCATAAGCAAAACAAATCGATTTAGCCAAATTCATACTGCAGGAGTCATCAGTAGTTCGTTGTTGGACGACTGATGAACTTACTTGATAGCCCTCTTGGGCGATTCTGTGGAACCTCCTGCAGATCAATCGATAACAAGAATCATCAGCACATAGCCAACCTCTGTTCATACATAACTTGTCTAGTGAAAGGAAGACGAAACATGCAAGTGAAAGGTTCATAGAAATCTTGCCTCAAGAACGTCTTCACCGTGGGATTGCCCATTTCGAACTTAAGGGAATTGAGTACATCAGACTCCATTTTAAGCACCTTTACAGCAGACAAAGTTCATCCCTTAGAGCTTTGTAAGAATTATTCAAAGAGGATGAAAGCACAAATTGATGGGATGCAAACACGACATACCTCATCCGTGGTATAAGTGTTGTCCGTAATGTAGCAGAACTCCTCCACATGAGGCGGACTAATCTCTTCATACTTTCTACTTATCACAACAAAGAACACCCAACAGGAATTCACGAAACGTGTCAAAATCCACCATCACAGCAACCTCAAACAAATGTTCACTAAATCAAGAAACTCAGGTGCTTACGAGGAAACGAGCATTGAGGCAACTCCAAGAAGCTGAAGCTTCTGTCTGCTGAGAGCGTTACTAGAAAGAAACCGGTCAATGTATGAAATGGAGAGGTAGAGGGTGTCAGAGAGGAGCTTGTACTCCTCCGCAACTTCGACCAACCAATCGACCAAGATGCCTCTCATGTTCGCGCTCACATCCTTTTGAACCTTCTCCATGTAATCGGGCAAAGGCCTCCTCTTTGGATTGATCTGAACCGCAGAGTTCCAATTTTAGACAAAacaatcttaaaaaaaaactaagcCATCAAGGCAAGATTCCCATAATTTCATAACATCTAAACTCTCACAAAGCCGCACTTTCCCAATTCAATCAAGAATCAATCTAAATTTCCTACAGGGAGCCCCTCATTGCTCGATATGCTAATACCTTGAATACACATTTGAGCAAAATTCCATCTTTCGTTGGAACCGACTAAACCCATTTTACCGATTAATCGAACAAATCGAGAACCGCGAACAAACAAGCTAAAACTCGACTATCCAATTACCTCCATTGTCCGCAGATACTCATAGATATCAGCCGCATACTCTCGGCACATCTGAGGGTCGTCATCCTCAGCTCTAACGTCAATGCCGCAGTCCCCTTCCTCTTTCTTCTCCGGTCGAGCCGGCTCCACCTTACTCCTAACCGCGCACTTCctcactcccttcttcaccttcccCTTCGCCCGGGGGTTCACGGGCTTCCGCGGCTCGCTCGGCTCCTTCGGCTGCAGCACGATGTTGGACTGGTTTGTAAGCTCGCCGAGCACAACCCGTTTCTTGGTCACTGGAGTATGGTCCCCGGGGCCGGCGACGGCGGCAGCAGCCGCCCTCTTCCTCGCCGCCCGCGTGACACGCCCGCTCTGCGCCTGCTCTGccatctctccctctccccaaCCTTGGATTAACTCTCAAGTTCCAAGTCGCTCTTCACTGAGCAGTGGGTGCGACCGTGTTCAGTGAGAGCGagtggtggaggaggaggagaaatgGGAGAGGGGGGGGAGACAGGTTTTGTAGGGGAAATAGGAATGGAGGGAGAAGAATGGTGAAATAACAGTAGCGCCATGTTTGAAACTTGCGAGTTGGCGGTcgagttttttgtttttcttagttaattaattaatttcatttttttgttgttttggtttaaaaaaaattgaatttcggAATATCAATTCGGGGAGGGGCGGGGCGGTTCcgaaattttgaaaccaaaccgGGTTCGTGTTTGTCTTCGGTGATTAGGCGCGGGCTATTATTCTATTTCTTCCGCCAATTCCTTTTGGGGATTCCgcaattttttgtttcaattttgaaattttgtgaaaattttgAGACGTCTGCTTTTGGGAAAGCCTTTAATAATTGCAATAAAATTTGGGCTTGTCAGAGTAGGGATCTATATGTGTTAGGTGGCCTCGAATTTTTCTCTGATTTAAGGACaatcaatttggtcctaaaCTTGTTCGCCTAGAAAGTCAATCTCAATAGAGTTGCAAATCGAAGGTAGATGTTAATCACATTATCATTACGAACAATTTTGTTGCATGAAAGTGCGACATATATTACCAAGATTTCGGCCGTCTATTCTTGTCCTGTATAATTTGATTCAATCAATTTgcgattctttttttttttggtaaaataaGAAGCTTCATTAAACTTTAATTGTCCATGCACATAGTGCTTACAGATCGAGGGGACGGAAAGCCCCATAAGGTCCTCAGAAAGAAGTTTCCTAATAGAAGGAGGtgcatgaaataaaataacaagGCAATCCATAAGTTCCGCTCCAAAATTGGCAAGGTGGTCAACGCATTTGTTTGCTTCTCGGTAGGCATGCTTTGGCGAGATGATCTCAAACTATTGGTACAGTGTCCTGCTATCGCCGATCAAGTTTGTTAGCACCATATTAGTAGAGTTTCCCCACACCCAAGATAGGACTAGTGTGGCATCTAGCTCAACAATTAACTTGTTGACTCCACAGTCTTTAGCCATGATTAACCCTTGCCTAAGGGCTTTAAGCTCAGCGATAGCACTGGTGGTATGCTCAAGATTCATCCTAAAGCCTCTGACCCATCTGCCCATGGGATCTTGAAGAAGTCCCCCAGCACCGGCTAAGCCCGGATTGCCCTTGGCACAACCATTGGTATTAAGTTTGAAGAATCCATCCGGGGGGACTCCCAGTAGACGTGAACAATCGAGCTAGGTTTAGAAGGAGGTCTCCGTTGAGTAGCATGGAACTCCGTAGCAATTTGGATGGTATAATCTACCAGGTTGCTATGGAGGGGTTTCGAAGAAAAGGCTAAGGAGTTCATATTCTTCCAGAGATGCCAAATAGCGAAAGGGAAGATGGAGCCCCAAGGAATACGGAGGTGTGAGGCTTGAGATGAAGCGGTGTTGTATCTAATCCAAAGTTCGACCGGAGCAGTGAAGGTGCCCAACTTTGATGttgcaattttattaataatgatTTATCTGCTAGTCGTAGATGTGAATTGCAAATGTAGTGCGTGAGAGTAAGACTTGTATTATCAAGATTGTGATGGTCTAAACATGTCATGTATAAATTCTATTCAATCTAGAAGCAGTTCGTTGGTCTCCGATTCGTAATCATATCTAATGCGGAAAAAAATATTCGAGTCGGAATCCTCTCCCCATCACGAAGGATTATCGGGTCCTCCTTTGAGTCTGACTGCCACTCGGTGACCTGAAAAAAGGGCTCTAGGGTTGGTGTGTGAGAGCCCTCTTCGATGCTTTAAGTTagagaggtttttggagagttGGGAGCGTGTGGTCCAGAGAATGTCTGTAGGGGTTACGTtacatttttatatatgtatctaaTGGAGATAATGTACGTAGAGGGTAGGAAAATTAATTGGGCCTCGGTGATGGACCTACGGGCCTTCGTGGGCCATTATCATTCGTTTGGGCTTCCGCAATATGGGCCGAAATTTACCTATATATTAATATCTAAGCtcgaattttcatttaataattcTCCTTgattacattaatttattgtTAAAACTTTTAGGATTTGGAACTTTAGTCGAATTTAATGTAGTGAGGATAAAACTTGTCTTGGTGGTTATTAGGGTGGTTAATGGCCGCCATGAGATCTCCAATGAGAGAGTGCTTGAGGGAGAGAGTTTCTAGCGGGGAAGAGAGTTTGtaggggaaaaaataaataaatttagaagGAAGACTTGGGTCGCATTTGATAGACTGGATATAAGAGTAAATAGAATAGAATTTTGTAAATCCTTCCTTAAGGAAACTTTATTCGATATTTGGTAATTATAGGGATAGGATAAAACGGAGGATTGGACACGAACATTCGTAAGGATCAAAAGACAAAATTATCTTTGTTCTAATTAAGATTGAATTTACGAAGCTTGACATTGGAATGGGAGATTACCGGAGGAAGGGTAGTAGGGTCCAACAGCCAGATACCGACCCCTGTTCAAGTTCGCCGGCACCGGCAACATCTAGCACCATCGATGAGCTCAATTAGGGGGTTGGTGGTCGATGTCAAGCCCTACCTCCCCGCCTCCGATGTTCTTCTCGTTGATTTTCTTTCCATacatttctctatttttccattttcaaaaatattttattatttggaaatttaaaaatagaaaaatagcgataaatttataattttaactgTATAAATCCCACTTATCATAACTTGTCATGGCCCAAACATAATTTTGGGATATTATTAGGATTTCAATCTCATTCTATCCCATGTCCCATTCCGGCAACCAAACATACCTGTGGTACTTATAGTCTCATGAATAACCGAGTGACACATGAACGCGAGAATGAGATGTTCCTATTCGAGTACTTAGAACTTTGGAGAGGTAGGAGTCCGACTCATTTGTTGCGGCTCTCACGTATCCAGTTGCGTCTCCTTGGAGGCCATTTATCATTTGGCCATATCAGAATAAGCGTCTCTCACTGCAAGTTGAAAAGATTTGCGAGTTACATAGCAACATAATTATGTATTGGATATGTAAAAATGGACatgtataaaaataatatgacaCTTTCACATAAGTATTAgggaataattaatttagtgtATATCTGACGTAAATGCTATCTCACGGTGAAGTGGAAATTGATATGATCGGGGATTTCATTCGTCCTCCGTAACACTCATTGAATTCGCTCTATTGTTAAGATCACCGATTGATCCTTTTTCCTCGAATATTTTAGACCGGGCATCGTGATATCTCTTTACAAACTAGGACAAAAGTGAACAATCTACCAAAGTTTAAAGACTAGAAATGGCTTGTTGTGACAAGATACTTTTAACACGAGATACTTTTAACACGAGATGAGACAACAGAGAAAATAAGATCGGACATCGGATTTTTTAAAACCCCTTCCAATGAGAAAGGAGAAATTTCCACGACTAAAAGCAGGAGAATCCACTAGATAATGAACTGGAGATTACAATTCTTAGAGATATCTCTCGTCCCAGTCTTCATTACAAACCCCACACCAAAAAGACTCTAACTCGATCTCTTAATCCTCTCCAATTTTCTCACTTTAATATCCTAGAGTTATAGAAAAGTTTCCTTGAGAGAACTCCAGAAAGATCCACCATCATTACCCCGTGATACAAAACTCTCTCAATTGGTCCCTTAAGGGGCCGAGATTTCACAGCATTTGAGGCTTATTTAACAGTCGTAGAAGACCTTATTTATAACATTCAAAAGATATCATAATATCTCTCCAAGGGTAATTTTCCCCTTTGAATATATTATGAGTTACCCTGAAATATTAGAAATAATATTTCTCCTGATCTTGTCCTCGTTTCCAGCTTAATGCAAGACACACCAACAATTCTCCACCTTGACTTACATTCAGCCAACTATTGCGACAGTCAACCTTCTCGTGGTCACGGCTTTTTTGTTGGATGTCCAAGTTACAATGAAATCGTACCAAAACGGAAACAAAATCTCGCACGCGACCTTCCAGTGCTGTAGCATCTGTCTCTGTGCTGTGGCACTGGCAGAGTGCTCAAGTTTTGCGCTCGTGCAGTGCTGCAGCATCCCTTTATGTGCTACGACATCAACTGCCGAATACTCTTCCTTAATTTCGGTTGATCTTTCATCCTTCTTTTCGGGTCTTCAAGTCTCCACCTTGACTCATATTTGCCTCCTGCTCTACTACAGCCCCCAAGGGCTCCACCTCATTTATCATTTCCCGAGTCATGGCCGTCGGGGCTTTTCCTCCTAGTGCTCCACCAAGGCCATGTTGCACCAGCAATACCTTCCACTTGATCTGCACAATCCGCTGCCGCTTGATCCATCAATCTTCTCAACCTCAAATCTCGCAACCAAGATCTTCAGGATCTGATCACAACACCcaggctttgataccaattgTTGCGACAAAATGCTTGTAACACGAGATGAGATAACAGTTAAAATAAGATTATACATCGGATATACGTGGTAAAACACTTCCCAACGAGAAAGGAGAAACATTCACGGCGTAGAGCAGGAGAATCCACTAGATGATGAGCTGGAAATTATAACCATCAAAGATGTCTCTCATCCCAGCCCCCATTACAAATTTCACACcgagaaaattttaactcgATCTCTTAATCCTCTCCAACTTTCTCACTCTAATACCCTAGAGTTAAAGAGAAATTTTCCCTAGATAATTCTAGAAAGAATTACCACCACTATTCCCATGATACAAGACTCTCTCAACTTGCCCCCGAGGGGTTGGAATTTCACAGTAACTGAAACTTATTTTACAAGCTGTACAAGACTTTATTTGTAATATCTAAAAGATATATCCTAAAGATATCATATTATCTCTCTAAGGATAATTTCTCCTTTTGAATATATTCTAACGTTACATGATATCCGAAATATTGGAAATTATATTTCTCATGATTTTTTCCTCGTTTCTCGGGTCTTCGATATTGCGGCTTAATTGAAGACACACCCCACATGGCTTTTTCTCTTATTACagaagattttgatttttgaaatcGATCCAATTTTCAAGTGACAAAGTAAACCGTACGGAAATTGAGAAAGCACCTTGAAGGAAGAAGCACGTTGGAGCCCAAGAAATTCAGGATCTGAACTTGTGGGTCTCTTTGCAGAAGCCAGCCCAAGTTCCTCTTTGAATCTGGTGATGTAGAGATGTAGCTCTTCTCCAGAAGTTGCTGAATTTTGGACCAACCAGAACGGTATAGATCGAAGTTAACTTATATACTGTACTAGATTTTATCGAATAATAGGTAGAGCAAATGTATCACAATCGATATTCTCTCACCACTCGTCTCTGGACCTGTCGTAAAGTTTCCTGGAGGATCTCTTCTCGACACTGCAGCTCAGGCAAGGTTGTGATCTCGCGGGGATCACCTTCATATACCCTACAAGAGAGCATATCTGGATAGAGTGAAACTCTTTCTCGTTATGACTTCAATGCAATATAAAGAAGATTCTCCAAAGTAAAAGCTCCATTCGGATCACATCAATAATGTAGAAGAAACATACACATTGAATTTAATCCTTAGGAAAGGTATATCTATACCTCAATTGCTTCTCCTTATCGTCCAATTGAGACTTGCATCTTAGAAGTTCATGGTGAATCATGATGAGTTCTGTTGCATCTACTGCCTCAACTGGAGAGTCAGAGCTTGCCAGACTGCTTCAACCGAGAAAGAtgataagaaaatcaaaaatAAAACGGAATAGATAATGATACATTGAATTAACTTAAGTATGCAGATACAGATTAATGATAATCACTAGCCGGAAAACTTAACATATACCTTGCCATGTGATAGTAAGTTAAGTTTGATTCACCCTTTAATTTGCAAAGCATCTTTCGAAGAGACTGCACGTACGATTTAACGATTTAAGTTCATAAACAAATCCTATGCAGATTCAGTATATTACTTCAATTCTTACCTCTTGATTGGGCAGCGTTCTTGAGGATGAGAAATATTCATATGACAACAAGAAAAACGAGAAAGTTAAAACACCGATGATATACATTTAAAACACGGATTAGATTTTTCCCTGAGGAAACCATATGAATAAAACTCTTACCTTCCGCTGTCCTGCTCAGGAAGGTCCACGTACCGCCTGAGAACCTCTTCGATGCTGTTTTATTTCATGTCAGGCAGGTGAGAAAATCAATCCAACCCGACTTTGACAATGATTCTAGTATTTATGGACAATAATTCGTGcacatgtatatgtatattttggGGAACGGGTACCTTTTGTTATGACCGGAAAAGAGGCTGAGGCGACCAGAAGGGGAGAACATGATGAGGGCGATATCGACATCGCAGAGGACGGAGAGCTCGTAGGCCTTCTTAATCAGCCCATTCCTCCTCTTGGAGAAAGTGACTTGCCTGTTTGCTGTGTTCTCTATTCTCTTCATCTGAAGCTTCACTCTTCCCATCTCTGCCACTCACTTGCTCGTGAATTTGcctttccttcttccttcactctttttcttcgaTACAATTCAACTTAGAGAACATATATGCACATATCAAAATGAAAACAGAGGAGGTGAAGATGACTatctctcctttttcttcGATTATAAGAGATTCACGTGGACCaagcataaaaatataaagcaAGTAAAGGGGTATATAAGACCTAATTTTGTTTGGTTCAAGTGGTTCAACAAAGCAAGGTCTTGGATTTTCACGTATTGTAAACAGCTAGGTGAATAGGGACTTAACTGGTACCTGAATTATCTTTGTCCATTGGACTTCTAGATACCAGACAGTGCACAACGAAAATTAAAGTGGCATATATAGAAGTTTGGCTTGGTGTAAATTATACCTATAACCTTTTTGTTTCGAATTAATAGATAACTTGTACTACTGTACTAAATTGATCCTTATCGATAATAA
Above is a window of Punica granatum isolate Tunisia-2019 chromosome 7, ASM765513v2, whole genome shotgun sequence DNA encoding:
- the LOC116213068 gene encoding cyclin-A3-4-like isoform X1, translated to MAEQAQSGRVTRAARKRAAAAAVAGPGDHTPVTKKRVVLGELTNQSNIVLQPKEPSEPRKPVNPRAKGKVKKGVRKCAVRSKVEPARPEKKEEGDCGIDVRAEDDDPQMCREYAADIYEYLRTMEINPKRRPLPDYMEKVQKDVSANMRGILVDWLVEVAEEYKLLSDTLYLSISYIDRFLSSNALSRQKLQLLGVASMLVSSRKYEEISPPHVEEFCYITDNTYTTDEVLKMESDVLNSLKFEMGNPTVKTFLRRFHRIAQEGYQTSDLKLEFLGYYLAELSLLDYNCVKFLPSLVAASAIFLGRFIMNPKTKPWGSALQQYSGYSSMDLKECVLILHDLYMRRRGGSMQAVREKYKQHKFKCVATMASPPEIPASYFEDVSELL
- the LOC116213006 gene encoding agamous-like MADS-box protein AGL104 isoform X2 translates to MGRVKLQMKRIENTANRQVTFSKRRNGLIKKAYELSVLCDVDIALIMFSPSGRLSLFSGHNKSIEEVLRRYVDLPEQDSGRTLPNQESLRKMLCKLKGESNLTYYHMASLASSDSPVEAVDATELIMIHHELLRCKSQLDDKEKQLRVYEGDPREITTLPELQCREEILQETLRQVQRRVQLLEKSYISTSPDSKRNLGWLLQRDPQVQILNFLGSNVLLPSRS
- the LOC116213006 gene encoding agamous-like MADS-box protein AGL104 isoform X1, translated to MGRVKLQMKRIENTANRQVTFSKRRNGLIKKAYELSVLCDVDIALIMFSPSGRLSLFSGHNKSIEEVLRRYVDLPEQDSGRTLPNQESLRKMLCKLKGESNLTYYHMASLASSDSPVEAVDATELIMIHHELLRCKSQLDDKEKQLRVYEGDPREITTLPELQCREEILQETLRQVQRRVQLLEKSYISTSPDSKRNLGWLLQRDPQVQILNFLGSNVLLPSSILSQQLVSKPGCCDQILKILVARFEVEKIDGSSGSGLCRSSGRYCWCNMALVEH
- the LOC116213068 gene encoding putative cyclin-A3-1 isoform X2, whose translation is MAEQAQSGRVTRAARKRAAAAAVAGPGDHTPVTKKRVVLGELTNQSNIVLQPKEPSEPRKPVNPRAKGKVKKGVRKCAVRSKVEPARPEKKEEGDCGIDVRAEDDDPQMCREYAADIYEYLRTMEINPKRRPLPDYMEKVQKDVSANMRGILVDWLVEVAEEYKLLSDTLYLSISYIDRFLSSNALSRQKLQLLGVASMLVSSKYEEISPPHVEEFCYITDNTYTTDEVLKMESDVLNSLKFEMGNPTVKTFLRRFHRIAQEGYQTSDLKLEFLGYYLAELSLLDYNCVKFLPSLVAASAIFLGRFIMNPKTKPWGSALQQYSGYSSMDLKECVLILHDLYMRRRGGSMQAVREKYKQHKFKCVATMASPPEIPASYFEDVSELL